The stretch of DNA attcacttctgtaatttgtaaggttttgattttgaatgttgattcactgtacccccttcatgaggggccatggcctttattgaataaactatccgtatccgtatccgtatctctctctctctctctctctctctctctctctctctctctttctctctctctatcttgttatcgcccctcattcatatggggctatggccttaatgaataaatcatctgcgtctgcgtctgcgtctctctctctctctctctctctctctctctctctctctctctctctctctctctgtgcatactctgtgtgtgtgagagagagttcatgcatgtgtgtgtgtgtgtgtgtgcgtgtgtgtgtgtggtgtgtgtgtgtgtgtgtttgtgtggttggtgtgtttgtgtatgtatgcgtgtgtgtggcgtgggaAGATGTGCAGTGCGCTTTGGTTGATATGTATATAGCTATATCTGTTTGGTAGACATccaatttatctctttttttatgtgtcttttgttctgtttgttttgttgttgttgttgttttatgttggacacgtgctgTAGCCAAAAagcaaatctctgtaccaaagtgtaGACAATAGTTGTTgtgtatatattttgtgtattcgtattctctcctcccctctggctgtctcctttctctgtctgtctgtctgtctgtctgtgtgtgtctgtgtctgtctgtctgtctgtctgtctcctattccgctctgtctctgtctctgtctgtgatctctATCGTTTTATtggattatgtctgtctgtctatctgtctgtctgtttgtcagtctcccccccacccccaccccctccatccatctgttaacctgtgtgtgtgtgtgtgtgtgtgtgtgtgtgtgtgtgtgtaggcgtgtctgtgtgtgttaatgtctgtttctgtgcatgttttctgtgtgttgtttgttttcatgaagATGCGCGTTGGTGCTGCGTGTGTTCAAAAAACGAAAGTCAATGCTGGCTCTTTAattaaaactaaaacaaactcGGCTCGTCCTGTTAACCCCCCCCGATGTTGTTCGGCAGACACGCCGGTCTCCAAAGCGGTGGCGACCTCCACCACCTCATCCCTCAACTCCACGGCGCAGCCAATGAACCCGACCGATCCATCCAACCAAACGACCAGCCAGCCAATGAGCGGAAACGTGACAACGGTCCAGACGACCGCCCAGCCAATCAATGCATCAATGGCTGCTAATGAATCTACCACGACCGATGCTCCGATTAACGCTACAACTCACGCATATCCGAACGCGACCATGGCAACCAACATGTCAACGACAACTTACGCGCCACAGAACGCTACCATGGCAACCAATATGTCAACAACCTACTCACCGCCAAATGCTACCATGGCAATGAACATGTCAACAACTTACACACCACCGAACGCGACCATGGCAACCAACATGTCAACAACTTACGCACCACCGAACGCGACGATGGCAACCAACATGTCAACAACTTACACACCACCGAACGCGACGATGGCAACCAACATGTCAACAACTTACGCACCACCGAACGCGACGATGGCAACCAACATGTCAACAACTTACGCACCACCGAACGCGACGATGGCAACCAACATGTCAACAACTTACACACCACCGAACGCGACCATGGCaaccaacatgacaacaacaacttacGCACCACCCAACGCCACCATGGCAACCAACATGTCAACAACAACTTACGCACCACCGAATGCCACCACAGCAACCAACATGTCAACAACTTACGCACCACCCAACGCTACCATGGCAACCAACATGTCAACAACAACTTACGCACCACCGAACGCCACCACGGCAACCAACATGTCAACAACTTACGCACCACCCAACGCTACCATGGCAACCAACGTGTCAACAACAACTTACGCACCACCCAACGCCACCATGGCAACCAACATGTCAACAACAACTTACGCACCACCGAACGCCACCACGGCAACCAACATGTCAACAACTTACGCACCACCCAACGCTACCATGGCAACCAACGTGTCAACAACAACTTACGCACCACCGAACGCCACCACGGCAGCCAACGTGTCAACAACAACTTACGCACCACCCAATGCCACCACGGCAACCAACATGTCAACAACTTACGCACCACCGAACGCCACCACGGCAGCCAACGTGTCAACAACAACTTACGCACCACCCAACGCCACCACGGCAGCCAACATGTCAACAACAACCTACGCACCACCGAACGCTACCACGGCAGCCAACATGTCCACAACAACGACGCTAACCATGAACGTGACCACGACCTTGGCACCAAACGCTACAACGACGGCAGACGACAACAAGACAACGACGGCAGCGCCAGACAACGTGACTGTCGTCCCCACCAGCAGCTCGGAGGCACCCACCACTGCGCCAGCGGGTACCACcgcaacaaccaccaccgccaccccgcCTAAGTTCCCGACCAAGCAGCCAggttagtttttgtgtgtgtgtgtgtgtgtgtgtgtgtgtgtgtgtttgggtggtgttTTACCTTTCAAGGAGAACCCACTGTGGCCTCTATGAACGCCATTgataccttaccttaccctaccATACCTATCATTACCTTACCCTACCTAAACTTACCATACCTTTCACACACAACCCACTGCGGTGTCTGTGAACGTCAGtgataccttaccttaccttaccttaccttactttacctttcAAAGAGAACCCACTGCGGTGTCTATGAACTCCAGtgataccttaccttaccttacctttcaaAGAGAACCCACTGCGGTGTCTATGAACTCCAGtgataccttaccttaccttaccttactttaccttacctttcaAAGAACTCACTGCAGTGTCTATGAACGCCAAtgataccttaccttaccttaccttactttacctttcACAGATAACCCACTGCGGTGTCTGTGAACGTCAGtgataccttaccttaccttactttacctttcAAAGAGAACCCACTGCGGTGTCTATGAACGCCAAtgataccttaccttaccttaccttaccttaccttaccttaccttacacaGAGAACCCGCAGGTGTCTATGAACGCAAAATGGCACCTTTACCAACCTTACCCTACCcaaccttaccttacctttcacAGAGAACCCACGGCGGTATTGACGAACGCCAGTAAACACCTTAACATTGACTTTACCTTTACCTTTACCTTTACCTGGACCTGGACCTGTTGCAGACAGGCCCTTCGTGCTGTCCATAGCGGTGTCGCTGGACAGTACCGACACGGCCGTGTCCTGCCTGGCCTGCACTGTCGACGACATTCTCGACGCTGTGAGAATCCTGTGATGATTTTGTGtgcggtgcggtgttgtgtgtttgtgcggcgtgggtggtgtggtatgtggtgttgtggtgtggtgtggtgtggtgtggtgtgcggcgttgtggtgtggtagtgtggtgttgtggtgtagtggtgtggtgcggtgtggtgtgatggtgtgcggtacggtgtggtgtggtgtttgtgcacGACAAACACGctacatacgcacatacagacGTGCACATGCTCGTGCTACAAAATGCCcaacatgctctgtgtgtgtgtgtgtgtgtgtgtgtgtgtgtgtgtgtgtgtgtgtgtgtgtgtgtgtgtgtgtgtgtgttttagtttttcaTACAAAACTTGCCCTTTTTTCGTTCaaaattatttcatttttcacATTATCATACAAATTCAGGCACAGGAAAACTGCACAAAGCTTTAAAAATGACATGAATGTAtatataggtacacacacacacacacacacacacacacacacacacacacacacacacacacacacacacaagttataaAATGCTATATTGATCTGATAATCCACATACATTGTCATACACTGAGTGGAAAGGCTAAGTGAACCTGGCCCCATGAATTGCCCATACATTCTCAAGCCAAAGTCAATGAATGCCAAGAGTACAGTCGTTGCACTGTTGaagcaaacattaaaaaaaaaaaatgacctgcTGAGTTATAGAAAGTACATGCTTGTGGTTGACAGCCTGCATCTTGTCAATCTTtcactgttaaccctttcaccgccagtcagtttagagtacaaaattatcttgtgatataaacacagaaaagacactggctaagaatagctagggattccacctgcgatgtatagaaaattatgtctatcctaccaccgaacattaagagcagaaggttcatggataacagatcaatgaatggtcacctttcagtgacatggttcctctaccacacctgtgcataaatgcgagcttggcggtgaaagggttaatttcgTCTTTTCCAGTTCAGGAATGCTTTCCAGTATGTTCCCGGTTTCCTGTACGCGCGGATCAAGGAAACAGGAGCGCGTACCAAAAGGTATGCAACATTTGACTGGGAGTGGGTGATGTTTCACTCATTCAAAACTACAAGGAAccagcttctttcttcttctttttctgtgtgtgtgtgtgtgtgtgtgtgtgtgtggtgttgttttcttggaGGGGCGTTTGGGGTATGCttcattcattttatcttatttttagtACAtttattacttcttcttttttcaaaagtcgttgttcattttgttttcttgttgtccgTTGTCCACattacccttcttcttcttcttcttcgtcctcctcttctccttccttctctcatgCTCATGACTTAacgtagtattgtgtagtgcatgccaTGACATatacgtagcattgtgtagtgtagacccttgTTTCAGGGCGGGaggctgaatgtaaaaaaaaaaaaaaaaaaaaaaaaagcgcgcaagtgcttatctattaataatcttgtcttgtccttctctctccccccccccccctccatcccctccctccccaactctctctttctctccccatctctctctccctctccccatctctctctctctctctctctctctccccattctctctttctctctctctctccccatctctctctctctctccctcattctctctctctccctctctctcttctctccacagaaacacagcagcagtgacggtGGAGGTGGTGATCGACCCCAATGCCATCAGCAACCTGACAGAGACCCAAAGGAGTGACGCCATGCTAAACGCGCTGACGTTACTGAATGACACGTCATCAAGCTTTTTCGTCACCGATGCGACGCAGCTGGCTGGCACTTGTGAGCAGAatttgttgctgccgttgttgctTGATTTAAAGAGTTGTTGTTTTCtcgaggaaatccactctgatggctGGGCTACACAAATTCATGTACCGAGAGCAGATTACtgaatagtgtgctatataagtgtccattattattattattattgttattattgtttattattattattgttattgttgttttgttgttgttgtttttgtattagtagtagtagtattgttgttgttattattgttgttattgttatcattattcttgttgttgttgttatcattacatgtacataaggcctgacaaagttatgctgctggtcaggcatctgtctgccggatgtggtgtgtatggatttgtccgaacacagagaCACCTCCTTGGGAAATTGAAATGTTGTTTACCACCGTAGCAAAGAACATAGaatacctataaaaaaaaaaataaaaaaaaataaaaataaaaatttaaaaaaagatcaaCTCACAACAGGAGGAAATTTTGGAAGCTTTCTGGTCACTAACCATTTGTCATCTGACCCATTTTCACAAACCCTTTGTCAACTGACGCAGTTTCACAAACCCTTTGTCAACTGATCCAGTTTCACAAACCCTTTGTCAACTGACCCAGTTTCACAAACCCTTTGTCAACTGATCCAGTTTCACAAACCCTTTGTCAACTGACCCAGTTTCACAAACCCTTTGTCAACTGACCCAGTTTCACAAACCCTTTGTCAACTGACCCAGCTTCACAAACCCTTTGTCAGCTGACCCAGTTTCACAAACCCTTTGTCAACTGACCCAGTTTCACAAACCCTTTGTCAACTGACACAGTTTCACAAACCTTTTGTCAGCTGACCCAGCTTCACAAACCCTTTGTCAGCTGACCCAGCTTCACAAACCCTTTGTCAGCTGACCCAGTTTCACAAACCCTCTGTCAGCTAACACAGTTTCACAAACCCTTTGTCAGCTGACCCAGTTTCACAAAACCTTTGTCAACTGATCCAGTTTCACAAACCCTTTGTCAACTGACGCAGTTTCATAAACCTTTTGTCAACTGACCCAGTTTCATAAACCCTTTGTCACCTGACCCAGTTTCACAAACCCTCTGTCAGCTGACCTAGTTTCACAAACCCTCTGTCACCTGACCCAATTTCGCACACAAACTCCGTGACATCAAAATGTACTCTGTTATGTTCTATTCTGCTCTGTTCCGTTCCATTCTATTCAGTGGCGGCGCAGACAGCCGATGTGTGCTCTGTGGCCAACGTGTGTCCCTTGGGCTACGCTTGCCGCCGGGCGGGGCCTTCTCCGACGTGTGTCCACCTGTGCGAGGACTTCAGCTGCGGGGAGCACGGCACCTGTCAGGTCGTCGTGGGCACGGACGGCACGGCGGGAAGCAGCTGCGTGTACGTTGggactttggttttggttttggttttatcttattctgtttgattttattttgttttgtttttcttctcatttcattttccagtttatttcatttttatttcctttcctatcctttccttttattctttttcttttcttttttttttttttttttctttttttttttttttttttttcttctctttttctattctcttttttttttctatcctattctcttctatctttttctttacttttttttcgatttttcgatttttttttttcagggggttgTTCTATTCATCTTCTTTTGTCTTGTATTAGTGGTTATTATCaacatcttctgtgtgtgtgtgtgtgtgtgtgtgtgtgtgtgtgtgtgtgtgtatcgagaaAGAGGCAATTCCCTCTAGACTACGAGGAAAGTtagaaacacgcgcgcacacacacacgcacgcacgcacacacacacacacacacacacacgatcacacgcgcgcacacacacacacacgcccaaacacacacacacacacacattcgcacgcacgcacgcacgcacgcacgcacgtatacacacatccCATTAGTGTTCAAGGAAAATCCTGGTCCGCGATATGCCATTGAAAGCCCGGTAAAAGGATTcgggagttgtgtgtgtatgtgtgtgtgtgtgtgtgtgtgtgtgtgtgtgtgtgtgtgtgtacgttcatgTGAGTGTACGTGGTGTGTTTGAAAttgtggtgtggaggagggggaaaaaaacacacacaaaaaaacatgtgtgGTTGGCATCCGCGAACAACAGTTTTATCTGAACACAATCGTCATGATTTATCGCGTGcgaaaaaaacaggagaaaattAATGGAAATGAGCAAGATAGGCCAGGAAAACCTGTCTGATCATAATGAGATCAGGCGACTGTGTGCGATAAGACAGCAGACTGATCACAGTCACGCCTTTTGAATAGGATTTATGTTTGTGATAACGCACAGTAGATATGcgtgcttctgttttttttcttttcgtttttttgttttgtttgtttgtttgtttgtttgtttgttgttttttttcccaacaggTGTTTTCGCATGACTGAGTCATTTTGTGGTTTTATGtccttgtctgcttgtctgtctgtctgtatgtatgtatgtatctgtgtgtgtgtgtgtgtgtgtgtgtgtgtgtgtgtgtgtgtgtgtgtgtgtgagtcacttgctctctttctctctctccctgtctctctctgtctgtctgtctgtctctctgtcagtctcttgctctgtctctttctctgtctgtctgtctgtctgtctcaccgcccccccccctctctccctctctttctctctctctccctaaccctcccctctctctctcttcaccctctctctctccctccctaccccccccatccccaccccacacctacacacacaccatccctcccgacacacaatctctttctctgttcaacaACCACGTGACACTGACTCGCTCTTGTTCTtgcttgtccccccaccccccccccccccccacacacacacacacacccacacacacaccccgacccccatcTCACTCAACACCACCCGCTCCACCCGctcgccccctcccacccaaccaaccaacaccccGCCCCCATCCACACCCAAATCACACCCCaactcacccacactcacccacacccacccacccacaggtgTGACTCGGACGACGAGAAGACGTACATGGGCGCCAGGTGCGAGGACTCCGAGATGAGCAAGGCCAAGGTGGCGGCCATCGTGGGGGGCATCCTGGGCACCTTCTGtatcatcttcctcatcatcatcatcgtcctctgcTGGCGGTCCAGATCCTGCTCCGACCAGAAGTAGTGCGttgccgtcgttgttgttgtcgttgtcgttgttattgttgccgttgttgttgttgttcttgtctttgttgttgttgctgctgttgtcgttgtcgtttgtgtgtgtgtgtgtgtgtgtgtgtgtgtgtgtgtgtgtgtgtgatgtgtgtgtgtgtgtgtgtgtgtgtgtgtgtgatgtgatgtttttgtgtgtgtgtgtgtgtgtgtgtgtgtgtgtgtgtgcgtgtgtgtcgtttGTCGGTGTGGGTGGATGGCTTTTTTCTGTATGCTTCAGTGTGTGATAATGACTGATgaagatgattataatgatgatgatgatgatagaaacagtgatgatgataatcataataacaatcataatgaatATTGTCGCTATAGTACTCTGCAATAGTTTTAATTAATACGTTAATGCTATATTTCTTATACAGTGGTAAGATATGAACTGTGCGAAATTCTGGTAATTATGACGATGATGTTTCCCATGTGAGGAATATAACCTTCAAAGCAAGGGACAAACAAAATGTTAATGAGtttgaaaaaaccaaaaacaaactaatGGTAGTAATGGTATACTTGAAAGACTAATATAGCACTTTATCCAAAACGAATTCATCTGTCGCATGGCACGTTACAATGGCTCTCTTATGACTGATGATCGTagattgttacacacacacacacacacacacacacacacacacacacacacacacacacacacacacacacacacacacacacacacacacacacacacacgcacacacacacacacacaacgacaacgacTATTCAttacttagaatgttttcagattttaaactccagtccagttagtatcctcctttgatgtattatatttaatactgttatttgtatttacattgttgtaggttaatacttgatatgcatatacatattctccttcccatgacaactcattcaatacacaccacaacctctttagactttttcttataatatacttttcctctgatacataacatgaacttattcttttttttcttttttcttttttttttctctttttttctttttttctctttttttctttttttacactaatattcacatgcattccctttcctttatacactgctTTActcctttccttcacacacacacacgtgcgtacacacacacacacacacacgcacacacacacacacacacacacagaaagaaacaaacacacacacacatcccagacACAGCCATCTCGTTAAAGGCTTGGCTAATCAATACAAATCAATGAATTACTTGGAATGAAAAGTGACGCAACAGTTTCTGTCTATGCAGTGATTTGAACGACGGGTACACCAACGCTGGCTACTCGGGATTCGACATGCAGAAAATGTGATCTGCCTTGCAAGTGTTTACCACATGGGTACGTCTATGTGCTAGGTCTGTGTTGCTGGTTatagggggggtggtggtggggtggcgggggggggcgtgggggggggggtggacggctGACGTTTTGTGAAGTTGAGGGGTGGGATGTTATGTCAAGCCGTAGAATGTGGggaacaggagaaagagagagagagagtgtgtgtgtgtgtgtgtgtgtgcgcgagagagagagaaagagagagatagtgtgtgcgtgtgtgtgtgtgtgcacgcgcgcatatttgtgtgcgcgtgcaagagtatgaatgtgtgtgtgtgtgtgtgtttgtatgtatgaatgttagtgtatatgtgtgtttgtatgtgtgtacgagtgtgttttttttgtttgttttgttgcagccggttctttttacatgcgctaacACCAAACGGGAGCTCGATTTATCGTACGTGTCATTCGAATGTCTGTTATCtttaccattattgttgttgtaattattatcattctcctcctcctcctcctcctcatcatcatcatcatcatcaacattgttattactgttatcccGATTTCCTTCACAGTGGTCTCGAGGAATGTACGACACTGCCGAAACGTAGACTCGAACCCTGGCCATCGACTCAACCACTGTGAAGGAAATCGGGATAACAGTAATaactatgttgatgatgatgatgatgatgatgagaatgataataatcacaacaacaataatgataatgataacagaatGTGCAGCACTGCCGAAACGTAGACTTCGGAAACCTGGTCATCGACTCAGCCAGTGCGCCACTGATAATCAATAGAATGCAAATcatgataataagaatgataagaatgataatttCAAAACAcccaaaaagcaacacaaaaatggagagagaaaaaaaaaaaaactggagaagACAAAATAATAACACTGTCAAATTTACAAACCGTACAGACAACCAAATcattgggggggttttttgttgttgttgttgttgttgtttttgtttggttgtttgtttgtttttgctttcattttgttgttgttttagttcggtttgtttttgtttgtgtgtgtgtgtgtgttttgttgtttttgttttgttttgtttttgttgttgggtgtttgtttttttttagactgtCTGCATAGATAATGACATGGGCATGTGTCACAAACTTATAACATTTCTGTTAAGTATCCCACTTGTAACATACTGCCATGATGAccagtcttccttttttttctttcgtttttttttttcagaagctgTCACGTCCCCCTCCACTGACCCCTCTTGCCATCTCTCGCTGCTCACCTTCTTCACCATTCCGCCATTCCGCCTTTCAAAGCGATGATGGGTGACTGCTTTCTGAACGCCGCCATGATTCGACATATCACTGCTTTTGGAACattccatcgtgtgtgtgtgtgtgtgtgtgtgtgtgtgtgtgtgtgtgtgtgtgtgtgtgtgtgtgtgtgtctgtgtgtctgtgtgtgtgataaataaaaagataagtgtttgttttgtttctggtctGTATTCGACGCTCACTGTGACTGGAGGAGGGGAGCTTCCGCGACTGAGGCAACatttgttctacttcttcttcttcttcttcttccgtgttgTTGCATTGATATTTCAGAATGTTTTGTCAGTAATTGTACCTACCACTATTGGCTGCAGCATTCACATGTCCCAAACcaccagaggaggaaggtggcagaatgcttaaAACGCTTATAGTGtccatgagggcctgggttcgaacccGGCACAACTgagctcgccctttctcccaagttggactcagtggaaaatcaaactgagcgtcttttcattcggatgagacgataaaccgaggtcactgacgtgtgcagcacgcacttagcgcagtggaaaaagtacccatggcaacataattgttgtcctctggcaaaacttgtgtagaagaaatccactctgataggtacacaaaattatatgaattacatgtgtgtatgcatgcaacggcgtatatggatttgtctgaacgcagtgacgcctccttgagaaactgaaactgaatcccaAAACAccagaaagcgagagaaaaatgaaacagataaacagataaataaagagataattagttaattaattagCAAATCGAAGATGTTCAAGAACGACAACTGCGTACGTGAGCGCATGCGACCAA from Babylonia areolata isolate BAREFJ2019XMU chromosome 18, ASM4173473v1, whole genome shotgun sequence encodes:
- the LOC143292243 gene encoding uncharacterized protein LOC143292243, whose product is MRGVAKELDIDHGHCACNLWWWCDLALCSVYSSVSTDNSKMSWQNLIFLCVLIVCSAYTPVSKAVATSTTSSLNSTAQPMNPTDPSNQTTSQPMSGNVTTVQTTAQPINASMAANESTTTDAPINATTHAYPNATMATNMSTTTYAPQNATMATNMSTTYSPPNATMAMNMSTTYTPPNATMATNMSTTYAPPNATMATNMSTTYTPPNATMATNMSTTYAPPNATMATNMSTTYAPPNATMATNMSTTYTPPNATMATNMTTTTYAPPNATMATNMSTTTYAPPNATTATNMSTTYAPPNATMATNMSTTTYAPPNATTATNMSTTYAPPNATMATNVSTTTYAPPNATMATNMSTTTYAPPNATTATNMSTTYAPPNATMATNVSTTTYAPPNATTAANVSTTTYAPPNATTATNMSTTYAPPNATTAANVSTTTYAPPNATTAANMSTTTYAPPNATTAANMSTTTTLTMNVTTTLAPNATTTADDNKTTTAAPDNVTVVPTSSSEAPTTAPAGTTATTTTATPPKFPTKQPDRPFVLSIAVSLDSTDTAVSCLACTVDDILDAFRNAFQYVPGFLYARIKETGARTKRNTAAVTVEVVIDPNAISNLTETQRSDAMLNALTLLNDTSSSFFVTDATQLAGTLAAQTADVCSVANVCPLGYACRRAGPSPTCVHLCEDFSCGEHGTCQVVVGTDGTAGSSCVCDSDDEKTYMGARCEDSEMSKAKVAAIVGGILGTFCIIFLIIIIVLCWRSRSCSDQKYDLNDGYTNAGYSGFDMQKM